Proteins encoded together in one Riemerella anatipestifer window:
- the dnaE gene encoding DNA polymerase III subunit alpha, whose product MYLIFDTETTGLPKNFNAPLSDSDNWPRMVQIAWQLHDEEGNLVENQDYIIKPEGYDIPFNATRIHGISTKMAHEQGRDLVEVLEEFREVLKKTKIVAGHNIEFDYNIVGAEFYRKSIENVLEKIPSADTMALGTDYCQLGGGRNGKYKPPKLEELYEKLYGEKFDEAHNAAADVNATAQVFFEMMRVGIIPAETLKISEEQLKVYQENHPSPIRPFAIVIRRQVEDFNKKKKRTDFGDISEIELGDYFNFHNHSIFSSLQSTTSIGDLIAKAKNNQFPAVGMVDLGNMMGAFKFVSDVEKYNSGVKKAHQEYLANKQKAEEEGADFNENAPDSKELMAVLGCEFYISDRPEQKQFTKDDPDRRTNVVLLAKNFNGYKNLAKLSSLGYVNGFYFGVPRVSREMVAQYKEDVIAVTSGIYGDIPDAILNFGEQKGEERFKWWKETFGGDFYVQLQNHGLQEEEHLNEVLLDFADKYDVKILAQNETFYTDKSDANIQDIVSCIKDGEKLSTPVGKGFGKRKGLRSQEFYIKDAEELKQCFRQYPDAFEAYTELLSKFEPYTLKRDVLLPKFDIPEEFQSEEDLKDGGKRGENAYLRHLTYEGAKKRYDEITDDIRERLDFELEIIANTGYPGYFLIVQDFCNEARKMGVWVGPGRGSAAGSAVAYCIGITNVDPIKYDLLFERFLNPERISMPDIDIDFDDEGRDRIIKWVIDKYGKSNVAQIITYSVLGGKSAIKDAGRVLDVPIPETNNIAKLVPSVPGMNIAKALSKYDKLKDEDKVLVDEMKAVLDNPNDQRFPVLDSAKKMEGCIRNTGIHACGVIITPEDISNLVPISIAAKDADILVSQFDNSVAESAGLLKMDFLGLRTLTIIKDALKLVKERHGIDINPDEISLDDAKTYQLFKEGRTIGIFQYESPGMQKYMRELKPTVFADLIAMNALYRPGPIKYIPNFINRKHGVEEIIYDLPETEEYLKETYGITVYQEQVMLLSQKLANFTKGEADTLRKAMGKKQIDVLNKMYPKFIEGGKKNNLDEEKLNKIWNDWKAFAEYAFNKSHSTCYALIAYQTAFLKANYPAEYMASVMSNNINNTAQITMFMEDCRAMGVDVLGPDVNESQYKFSVNDKGQIRFGLGAIKGIGEGPSEAISQERAKGKFKNIYDFFERVTPSQVNKRVVESLVMAGAFDEVDTYHRAQYFDIDNSGKTNIEKLIRYGQSFQESKNEVENSLFADFAEEIQIEQPKIAPAMEWQNMHKLNKEKEIIGFYLSAHPLDEYKYQFRFMQGELSKKEVLSQKDEILEELQSIPKESVLIEDTEDEPDLAVDLDLVEGEDGEIMEEEVKNVEPKGSFNFLNLDEVEAFKDSIASSINPSLFSEKEAWKELRKINDAAKEYTVAGLITEYTIRDGKNSGEKIAFLTLEDYSGSYGFRLGDRDYMRLREKLALQRFVIIKIKMVISKDGRVFVNINEVIDLKDAFEKYAKSLSIVADITDIRRADIEFFQNDLLSHQGEHKLSFYLKNPNDETELELPSIQKKINISAELLYKIQQYNKYQIFLN is encoded by the coding sequence ATGTATCTTATTTTTGACACGGAAACTACGGGATTACCAAAGAATTTTAATGCTCCATTATCAGATTCGGATAACTGGCCGAGAATGGTGCAGATTGCTTGGCAGCTACACGATGAAGAGGGTAATTTAGTGGAAAATCAAGACTATATCATCAAGCCAGAGGGTTATGATATTCCGTTCAATGCTACTAGGATACACGGGATTTCTACTAAAATGGCTCACGAGCAAGGGCGAGATTTGGTGGAAGTTTTAGAAGAGTTTAGAGAAGTCCTAAAAAAAACAAAGATAGTCGCTGGACACAATATTGAGTTTGATTATAATATTGTAGGGGCGGAATTTTATAGAAAGTCTATAGAAAATGTGTTAGAAAAAATTCCATCTGCTGATACTATGGCACTTGGGACAGACTACTGTCAGCTTGGAGGAGGTAGAAATGGAAAGTATAAACCGCCCAAATTGGAGGAGCTTTACGAAAAACTCTATGGTGAAAAATTTGATGAAGCTCACAATGCTGCTGCCGATGTAAATGCCACGGCACAAGTCTTTTTTGAAATGATGCGTGTTGGGATTATTCCTGCGGAAACGCTTAAAATTTCGGAAGAGCAGCTTAAGGTTTATCAAGAAAACCACCCGAGTCCTATTCGTCCGTTTGCGATTGTTATCAGGAGGCAAGTAGAGGACTTTAATAAAAAGAAAAAAAGAACCGATTTTGGCGATATTAGTGAGATTGAACTCGGTGATTATTTCAATTTCCATAATCACAGTATTTTTTCATCTTTGCAATCTACCACTTCCATAGGAGATTTGATTGCTAAGGCTAAAAATAATCAGTTTCCTGCCGTTGGTATGGTGGATTTGGGTAATATGATGGGGGCTTTCAAATTCGTTTCCGATGTAGAAAAATACAATTCTGGCGTTAAAAAGGCTCATCAAGAATATTTAGCTAATAAACAAAAAGCGGAAGAAGAGGGTGCAGATTTCAATGAAAATGCTCCAGATTCTAAAGAGCTTATGGCTGTATTGGGCTGTGAATTCTATATTTCTGACCGTCCAGAACAAAAACAATTTACCAAAGACGACCCTGACAGAAGAACTAATGTTGTGCTTCTCGCTAAAAACTTTAATGGTTATAAAAATTTAGCGAAGTTGTCCAGTTTAGGGTATGTTAATGGTTTTTATTTTGGTGTACCTAGGGTGTCTAGGGAGATGGTGGCACAGTACAAAGAAGATGTTATTGCGGTAACATCGGGTATTTATGGAGATATTCCAGATGCTATTTTGAATTTTGGTGAGCAAAAAGGAGAAGAACGATTTAAGTGGTGGAAGGAAACTTTCGGTGGGGATTTCTATGTTCAGCTTCAAAATCACGGTTTGCAAGAAGAGGAGCATTTGAATGAGGTTTTGTTAGATTTTGCAGATAAATACGATGTTAAAATTTTAGCCCAAAATGAAACCTTTTATACCGATAAATCTGATGCTAATATTCAAGATATTGTAAGTTGTATCAAAGATGGCGAAAAGCTGTCCACACCAGTAGGAAAAGGCTTTGGTAAGAGAAAAGGATTGAGGTCTCAAGAGTTTTATATCAAAGATGCGGAGGAACTCAAGCAGTGCTTTAGGCAGTATCCAGACGCTTTTGAGGCTTATACAGAGCTGTTGTCAAAATTTGAACCTTATACTCTAAAGAGAGATGTCTTATTGCCTAAATTTGATATTCCAGAAGAGTTTCAATCTGAGGAAGATTTGAAAGATGGTGGCAAAAGGGGAGAAAATGCCTATCTGCGACACCTCACCTATGAAGGAGCTAAGAAGCGTTATGATGAAATTACTGATGATATAAGAGAAAGGCTAGATTTTGAGCTGGAAATTATTGCTAATACAGGTTACCCAGGATATTTCTTGATTGTTCAAGATTTTTGTAACGAAGCTAGAAAGATGGGGGTATGGGTAGGTCCTGGTAGGGGTTCGGCGGCAGGTTCGGCGGTGGCTTATTGTATTGGGATTACCAATGTAGATCCTATAAAATACGACCTCCTTTTTGAGCGTTTTTTAAATCCTGAAAGAATTTCAATGCCCGATATTGATATTGATTTTGATGATGAGGGAAGAGATAGAATTATTAAATGGGTTATTGATAAATATGGTAAATCTAATGTAGCACAGATTATTACTTACTCCGTTTTGGGAGGTAAATCGGCGATTAAAGATGCGGGTAGGGTGCTAGATGTGCCTATTCCAGAAACTAATAATATTGCGAAACTTGTGCCTTCTGTACCAGGAATGAACATTGCTAAGGCTTTATCTAAATACGACAAACTTAAAGATGAAGATAAAGTTTTAGTTGATGAAATGAAGGCGGTTTTAGACAATCCTAACGACCAGCGTTTCCCTGTGTTAGATTCGGCGAAAAAAATGGAAGGTTGCATTAGAAATACGGGAATCCATGCTTGTGGAGTGATTATTACACCTGAAGATATTTCTAATTTGGTGCCTATCTCGATAGCGGCTAAAGATGCCGATATTTTGGTCTCTCAGTTTGATAACTCGGTGGCAGAAAGTGCGGGGCTTTTAAAAATGGACTTTTTAGGGCTGAGGACTTTAACTATCATTAAAGATGCGCTTAAACTCGTAAAAGAAAGGCACGGTATAGATATTAACCCTGATGAAATTTCTTTAGATGATGCTAAGACTTATCAACTTTTTAAAGAGGGAAGAACCATAGGGATTTTCCAATACGAAAGTCCTGGTATGCAAAAATATATGAGGGAATTAAAGCCTACCGTTTTTGCGGATTTAATTGCGATGAATGCTTTGTATCGTCCAGGACCAATTAAGTATATTCCTAACTTTATCAATCGTAAACACGGTGTTGAAGAAATTATTTACGACCTTCCAGAGACCGAAGAATACCTTAAAGAAACTTATGGGATTACCGTTTATCAGGAGCAGGTAATGCTTTTATCTCAAAAATTAGCAAACTTTACCAAAGGTGAAGCGGATACTTTGAGGAAGGCTATGGGGAAAAAGCAGATAGATGTTCTTAATAAGATGTATCCTAAATTTATAGAAGGTGGTAAAAAGAATAATCTAGACGAAGAAAAACTCAATAAAATTTGGAACGACTGGAAGGCGTTTGCGGAATATGCATTTAACAAATCTCACTCTACTTGTTATGCACTTATTGCTTATCAGACGGCATTTTTAAAAGCAAATTATCCAGCCGAGTATATGGCGAGTGTAATGAGTAATAACATTAACAACACGGCACAAATCACAATGTTTATGGAGGATTGTAGAGCTATGGGTGTAGATGTTTTAGGGCCAGATGTTAATGAAAGTCAGTATAAATTTTCGGTGAATGATAAAGGACAGATAAGGTTTGGTTTAGGAGCGATAAAAGGGATTGGCGAAGGTCCTAGTGAAGCGATTAGCCAAGAAAGAGCGAAAGGGAAATTTAAAAATATCTATGACTTCTTTGAAAGAGTAACGCCATCACAAGTGAATAAAAGAGTGGTGGAAAGTTTGGTGATGGCGGGAGCGTTTGATGAGGTAGATACCTACCATAGAGCACAATATTTTGATATTGATAACTCTGGCAAGACTAATATAGAAAAGCTCATTAGATATGGGCAAAGTTTCCAAGAAAGTAAAAATGAGGTGGAAAACTCTCTTTTTGCGGATTTTGCAGAAGAAATACAAATAGAACAGCCTAAAATAGCACCCGCTATGGAGTGGCAGAATATGCATAAACTCAATAAGGAGAAAGAAATTATTGGGTTCTACTTATCAGCTCACCCTTTAGATGAGTATAAATATCAGTTTCGCTTTATGCAAGGTGAGTTGAGTAAAAAGGAAGTTTTGTCTCAAAAAGATGAAATCTTAGAAGAGTTGCAATCTATCCCGAAAGAATCGGTTTTAATAGAAGATACAGAAGATGAACCAGATTTAGCGGTAGACTTAGATTTAGTAGAAGGTGAAGATGGTGAAATAATGGAGGAGGAAGTTAAAAATGTAGAACCTAAAGGCAGTTTTAATTTTTTAAACTTAGATGAAGTAGAAGCCTTTAAAGATAGTATTGCAAGTAGCATCAATCCTAGTTTATTTTCAGAGAAAGAGGCGTGGAAAGAGTTAAGGAAAATTAATGATGCGGCTAAAGAATATACAGTAGCAGGGCTAATTACCGAATATACCATAAGAGATGGTAAAAATAGTGGCGAAAAAATTGCATTTTTGACCTTGGAAGATTATAGTGGGTCGTATGGTTTTCGTTTAGGCGATAGAGATTATATGCGCCTTAGGGAAAAATTGGCTTTACAAAGGTTTGTAATTATTAAGATAAAAATGGTAATTTCCAAAGACGGTAGGGTTTTTGTGAATATAAATGAAGTGATAGACCTTAAAGATGCTTTTGAAAAATATGCAAAATCACTATCCATTGTGGCGGATATTACTGATATTAGAAGAGCGGATATTGAATTCTTCCAAAACGATTTACTCTCTCATCAGGGAGAGCATAAGTTAAGTTTTTATCTTAAAAATCCTAACGATGAAACGGAGCTGGAACTACCATCAATACAGAAGAAAATCAACATAAGTGCAGAACTTTTGTATAAAATTCAGCAGTATAATAAGTATCAGATATTTCTTAACTAG
- the rpsO gene encoding 30S ribosomal protein S15 codes for MYLTKEKKAEIFAKHGKSAQDTGSAEGQIALFTYRINHLSQHLKSNHKDFATEKSLVKMVGKRKRLLDYLKNKDIERYRAIIAELGLRK; via the coding sequence ATGTATTTAACTAAAGAAAAAAAGGCAGAAATCTTCGCAAAGCACGGAAAATCTGCACAGGACACAGGTAGTGCAGAAGGGCAAATCGCTCTTTTCACTTACAGAATTAACCACCTATCTCAGCACTTAAAGTCTAATCACAAAGACTTCGCTACTGAGAAATCACTTGTTAAAATGGTAGGTAAAAGAAAAAGATTATTAGATTATCTTAAAAACAAAGATATCGAAAGGTATAGAGCAATTATTGCTGAACTAGGATTAAGAAAATAA
- a CDS encoding polyribonucleotide nucleotidyltransferase, with protein MNAPQAITETILLKDGREITIETGKLAKQADGAVVVKMGGTMLLATVVAAKEANPGVDFLPLTVDYREKFGAAGRIPGNFFRREAKPSDDEVLTMRLVDRVIRPLFPSDFHAEVQVMISLISYDEKVMPDSLAGLAASAAIAITDIPFNGPFSEVRVIKKDGVLSINPSWETLQSGVELDIMVGATKDSIVMVEGEMDEITEQEMLEAITFAHKEIKTQVEAQERLAQKVGKAFPKREYCHETHDEELKKQIWDYAYQKYYDIAKNPSAKEERGEKFSAVVEEFLAQYTEEELEEKADLAKVYFHDVQKEAVRQLILNENIRLDGRNNQQIRPIWSEVDYLPAAHGSSVFTRGETQSLTTVTLGSLMDANRIDSVITQHDERFYLHYNFPPFSTGEARPLRGTSRREVGHGNLAQRALKVMIPEETPYTIRIVSDILESNGSSSMATVCAGTLALMDAGIPMRKPVSGIAMGLITDKESGKWTVLSDILGDEDHLGDMDFKVTGTENGITACQMDIKIQGLTMDIMEQALMQAKNGRLHILGEMLKTISEPRADVKPHAPKMVMMEIPKDFIGAVIGPGGKVIQQMQKETGTVITIEEKGEIGYIEISGTDREKINAAIAQINEITFIPIVGEVYLGKVVKVMDFGAFVQLAKGTEGLLHISEIDWKRTDKVPYKEGDVVEVKFMGYDDRKKMKLSRKVLLPKPPREEKSK; from the coding sequence ATGAATGCACCACAAGCAATCACCGAAACCATTCTGCTGAAAGACGGCAGAGAAATCACTATTGAAACAGGTAAATTAGCTAAACAAGCTGATGGAGCCGTAGTTGTAAAAATGGGAGGCACTATGCTACTAGCAACGGTAGTAGCCGCTAAGGAAGCTAATCCTGGCGTAGATTTCTTGCCTCTTACCGTAGATTACAGAGAAAAATTTGGAGCAGCAGGAAGAATCCCAGGTAACTTTTTCAGAAGAGAAGCAAAACCTTCTGATGATGAAGTGCTTACAATGCGTCTAGTAGATAGAGTTATCAGACCATTATTCCCTAGCGATTTCCACGCAGAAGTTCAAGTAATGATTTCTCTTATCTCTTACGACGAAAAAGTAATGCCAGACTCATTAGCTGGTCTTGCTGCATCAGCCGCTATTGCGATTACAGATATTCCTTTCAACGGACCATTTTCGGAAGTTAGAGTTATCAAAAAAGACGGCGTTCTTAGCATCAATCCTAGCTGGGAAACTCTACAAAGTGGCGTGGAACTAGATATTATGGTAGGAGCTACTAAAGACTCTATCGTAATGGTAGAAGGTGAGATGGACGAAATTACCGAGCAGGAAATGCTGGAAGCTATTACTTTTGCTCATAAAGAAATTAAAACACAAGTAGAAGCTCAAGAAAGATTGGCTCAAAAAGTGGGTAAAGCCTTCCCAAAAAGAGAATATTGCCACGAAACCCACGATGAAGAATTAAAAAAACAAATCTGGGATTATGCTTACCAAAAGTATTACGACATCGCTAAAAACCCTAGTGCAAAAGAAGAAAGAGGAGAGAAATTCTCGGCAGTAGTAGAGGAATTTTTAGCACAATATACAGAAGAAGAATTAGAAGAAAAAGCAGATTTAGCTAAAGTTTACTTCCACGATGTACAAAAAGAAGCTGTACGCCAACTCATCTTAAACGAAAACATCCGTTTAGATGGAAGAAACAACCAACAAATTCGTCCTATTTGGAGTGAAGTAGATTATCTTCCTGCCGCACACGGTTCTTCTGTATTTACTAGAGGCGAAACTCAATCGCTTACTACAGTTACTTTGGGTTCTCTTATGGACGCTAACAGAATTGACAGCGTTATCACTCAACACGACGAAAGATTTTATCTACACTATAACTTCCCTCCATTCTCAACAGGTGAAGCTAGACCACTTAGAGGTACTTCTAGAAGAGAGGTTGGACACGGTAACTTAGCTCAAAGAGCTTTAAAAGTGATGATTCCAGAGGAAACGCCATATACTATTCGTATTGTTTCGGACATTTTAGAATCTAATGGTTCGTCTTCTATGGCTACGGTATGTGCTGGTACACTAGCTCTTATGGACGCAGGTATCCCAATGAGAAAACCAGTTTCTGGTATCGCTATGGGGCTTATTACCGATAAAGAATCTGGAAAATGGACGGTACTATCTGACATCTTGGGCGACGAAGACCACCTAGGAGATATGGACTTTAAAGTAACTGGTACAGAAAACGGTATCACAGCTTGTCAAATGGACATTAAAATCCAAGGGCTTACAATGGATATTATGGAACAGGCTCTAATGCAGGCTAAAAACGGAAGACTTCATATCCTTGGGGAAATGCTTAAAACAATTTCTGAACCTAGAGCAGATGTTAAGCCTCACGCACCTAAGATGGTAATGATGGAAATCCCTAAAGACTTCATTGGTGCTGTAATAGGACCTGGTGGTAAGGTAATCCAGCAGATGCAAAAAGAAACAGGCACTGTAATTACCATAGAGGAAAAGGGTGAAATAGGCTACATAGAAATATCTGGAACTGATAGAGAAAAGATAAATGCAGCTATCGCTCAAATCAACGAAATCACTTTCATTCCAATAGTTGGAGAAGTTTACCTGGGTAAAGTAGTAAAAGTGATGGACTTTGGTGCTTTCGTTCAGCTAGCCAAAGGGACAGAGGGACTTTTACACATTTCGGAAATTGATTGGAAGAGAACCGACAAAGTACCTTACAAAGAAGGAGATGTGGTAGAAGTGAAATTTATGGGATACGATGACCGTAAGAAAATGAAACTTTCTAGAAAAGTACTCCTCCCAAAACCTCCAAGAGAAGAGAAATCTAAATAA
- a CDS encoding nucleoid-associated protein, which yields MFSKIIVHKVGNKINQENLFLSSQCLELEDDMKEQLEEFFLKAFKSEEQFQFYSDTYLSNNPVYSSISEIFEDPAKFQWESENIAKHLYEITENPRVQSGELFIVYFEGEETDAGKIDSIGIFKTERKEPFLKINANEDDDYLIEKDYGIGLSKLDKGAIIYNNNKELGYVVSVVDNNKNGDLYYWFEDFLKVRQREDDYFHTQETLSVYKDYITKQLPQEFEVTKADQADFLNKSINFFKEKEQFDFEEFSQEVLQDENIVESFINFKTDYEQDTQMSISEAFPINPTAVKKQQRHFKSVIKLDKNFHIYVHGDRKMIETGQDEKGKFYRLYFEEEQ from the coding sequence ATGTTTTCAAAAATTATTGTTCATAAAGTAGGAAATAAAATCAATCAGGAAAATCTGTTTTTATCTTCGCAGTGTTTGGAGCTAGAAGATGATATGAAAGAACAATTAGAAGAGTTTTTTTTAAAGGCTTTTAAATCCGAAGAGCAATTTCAGTTTTATAGTGATACTTATCTTTCTAACAACCCTGTATACAGTTCTATTTCGGAAATTTTTGAAGACCCTGCAAAATTTCAGTGGGAATCCGAAAATATAGCAAAACACCTCTACGAAATTACTGAAAACCCTCGTGTACAAAGTGGCGAACTCTTTATTGTTTATTTTGAAGGCGAAGAAACCGATGCAGGAAAAATAGACTCCATAGGGATTTTTAAAACAGAACGAAAAGAGCCTTTCCTTAAAATAAATGCCAACGAAGACGATGACTACCTTATTGAAAAAGACTACGGTATCGGACTTTCTAAACTAGACAAAGGAGCCATTATCTACAACAATAATAAAGAATTAGGCTATGTAGTTTCTGTTGTGGATAACAACAAAAATGGAGATTTGTACTATTGGTTTGAAGATTTTTTAAAGGTAAGACAAAGAGAAGACGACTATTTTCATACTCAAGAAACACTTTCCGTCTACAAAGATTACATTACCAAACAACTACCTCAAGAGTTTGAAGTAACTAAAGCAGACCAAGCCGACTTCCTTAACAAATCCATCAATTTCTTTAAAGAAAAAGAGCAATTTGATTTTGAAGAATTCAGTCAAGAAGTATTGCAAGACGAAAACATTGTGGAGAGTTTCATCAACTTTAAAACCGACTATGAGCAAGACACCCAAATGTCTATTTCCGAAGCCTTCCCTATCAATCCTACCGCTGTAAAAAAACAGCAAAGACACTTTAAAAGTGTGATAAAACTGGATAAAAACTTCCATATCTATGTACACGGCGACCGTAAAATGATAGAAACGGGGCAAGATGAAAAAGGAAAATTCTACCGCCTTTACTTTGAGGAAGAACAATAA
- a CDS encoding malate dehydrogenase — protein MKVTVVGAGAVGASCAEYIAMKNFCSEVVLVDIKEGFAEGKAMDLMQTASLNGFDTKITGSTSDYSKTAGSQVAVITSGIPRKPGMTREELIGINAGIVKEVTENLIKHSPNVIIIVVSNPMDTMAYLVHKTSGLPKERIIGMGGALDSARFKYRLAEALECPISDVDGMVIAAHSDTGMLPLISKATRNGVSVSEFLNEEKQNYVVEETKVGGATLTKLLGTSAWYAPGAAVSTIVQAIACDQKKMIPCSVMLNGEYGQNDICLGVPVIIGKNGVEKIVEISLTDAEKEKFATAANAVREINGDLKF, from the coding sequence ATGAAAGTTACCGTAGTAGGAGCAGGAGCTGTAGGAGCTAGCTGTGCTGAGTATATCGCAATGAAAAACTTCTGTTCAGAAGTTGTATTAGTAGACATCAAAGAAGGTTTTGCAGAGGGTAAAGCAATGGATTTGATGCAGACCGCATCACTTAATGGTTTTGATACTAAAATCACAGGCTCTACTTCTGATTATTCTAAAACAGCAGGGTCTCAAGTCGCTGTAATCACTTCTGGTATTCCTAGAAAGCCAGGTATGACGAGAGAAGAGCTTATCGGCATCAATGCAGGTATCGTTAAAGAAGTTACAGAAAACTTAATTAAGCACTCTCCTAATGTAATTATTATCGTAGTATCTAACCCTATGGATACTATGGCTTACCTTGTTCACAAAACTTCTGGTCTTCCTAAAGAGAGAATCATCGGTATGGGTGGTGCTTTGGATAGTGCTAGATTCAAATACAGATTGGCAGAAGCCCTAGAATGCCCTATCTCTGATGTAGACGGTATGGTTATCGCAGCTCACTCTGACACAGGTATGCTTCCTCTAATAAGTAAAGCGACAAGAAACGGAGTATCTGTTTCTGAATTTTTAAACGAAGAAAAACAAAACTATGTAGTAGAAGAAACTAAAGTAGGTGGGGCTACCCTTACTAAATTATTAGGAACTTCTGCTTGGTATGCACCAGGAGCGGCAGTATCTACCATTGTTCAAGCTATTGCTTGCGACCAGAAAAAAATGATTCCGTGTTCTGTAATGCTTAACGGAGAATACGGACAAAACGACATCTGCCTAGGTGTACCTGTAATTATTGGTAAAAATGGGGTTGAAAAAATCGTAGAAATATCTTTAACAGACGCTGAAAAAGAAAAATTCGCTACTGCGGCTAATGCAGTAAGAGAAATCAATGGTGATTTAAAATTCTAA
- a CDS encoding RecQ family ATP-dependent DNA helicase — translation MPLLPEHITKLLYDTLAHFWGYQEFREPQEEIISSIIMGQDTFALLPTGGGKSLCYQLPALVLEGTCIVVSPLLALMKDQVYQLKSKGIEAEYLSSELDEAQAEQIYSLCIEGTTKILFVSPERLTNSLFLQKIEEIKVSFLAVDEAHCISEWGQDFRPSYQNIHKFRKDRLKDLPVLALTATATPKVLEDIKSKLNLKTPQIFQKSFERTNIKIHTEECSDKYSRILNLVKNHPYSGIIYTSTRKETQQLTEFLQHNGIPNVDFYHAGLPLKEKHQKQNQWLHSNNGVLVATNAFGMGIDKDDVRYVIHLSPPNSVENYYQEIGRGGRDGEPALAYLLWNKYELSNSDETLKQQIPNKESFKKAVSYLYSLFQIADFELPEQTFQFNIRQWQRVTKIPLASLKNILSFLHNQEIIYCNNLKSKSSIELNIEVEGFESLAPQDAYFIEVLLRHLSGFSHHKVSFREEHLAHKINTNPTELKKRLLELANKGYINYIDGALASIKFLIPRDNASFGGKWWHLFLEIQKNKVQKWEEMKFFIQSEKYCKMKMILSYFGEKKAQNCGQCSVCLSRKTSLSSAHNPILKVLAVEPCTLEDLSAQIPHLSREKLLEQVILLLDTDKIKMLNYKTYTINS, via the coding sequence ATGCCTCTCCTACCCGAACATATCACTAAACTACTCTATGATACACTTGCCCATTTTTGGGGCTATCAAGAGTTTAGAGAACCACAGGAAGAAATTATCAGCTCTATCATTATGGGGCAGGATACTTTTGCTCTCTTGCCTACAGGAGGCGGAAAATCTTTGTGTTATCAGCTCCCGGCATTAGTTTTAGAAGGTACTTGCATTGTGGTTTCTCCACTTTTGGCTCTAATGAAAGACCAAGTATATCAACTAAAAAGCAAAGGGATAGAAGCAGAGTATCTAAGTTCAGAATTAGACGAAGCCCAAGCAGAACAAATCTATTCACTTTGTATTGAGGGAACTACCAAAATACTATTTGTATCTCCCGAAAGGCTTACCAACAGCCTTTTTCTTCAAAAAATAGAAGAAATCAAAGTTTCTTTTTTAGCGGTGGACGAAGCCCATTGTATCTCCGAGTGGGGACAAGACTTTCGCCCAAGCTACCAAAACATTCATAAGTTTAGAAAAGACCGACTGAAAGATTTGCCCGTTTTAGCTCTTACGGCTACGGCCACTCCGAAGGTATTGGAGGATATTAAGTCTAAACTCAATCTAAAAACACCACAAATCTTCCAAAAGAGTTTTGAACGGACAAATATTAAAATACACACAGAAGAGTGTTCCGACAAATATTCTAGAATTTTAAATTTGGTAAAAAACCACCCTTATTCGGGAATTATATACACTTCTACGAGAAAGGAAACTCAACAACTCACAGAATTCCTGCAACATAATGGAATTCCTAATGTTGATTTTTACCACGCTGGACTGCCACTTAAAGAAAAACACCAAAAACAGAATCAGTGGCTACATTCTAACAATGGAGTTCTAGTGGCTACCAACGCTTTTGGAATGGGCATAGACAAAGATGATGTACGATATGTGATACACCTTTCTCCGCCTAATTCGGTAGAAAACTATTACCAAGAAATTGGGAGAGGAGGTAGAGATGGTGAACCTGCCCTTGCCTATCTGCTATGGAACAAATATGAGCTCTCCAATTCTGACGAAACTCTTAAACAACAAATTCCTAACAAAGAGAGTTTTAAAAAGGCTGTGTCTTATCTCTATTCTTTATTTCAGATAGCTGATTTTGAACTTCCTGAACAGACTTTTCAGTTTAATATTAGACAATGGCAACGGGTTACCAAAATACCTTTAGCCTCGCTTAAAAATATTTTGAGTTTTCTGCATAATCAGGAAATCATCTATTGTAACAACCTCAAATCCAAATCTAGCATAGAGCTAAACATAGAAGTAGAAGGCTTTGAAAGCCTAGCTCCACAAGATGCCTATTTTATAGAAGTACTGTTAAGACATCTATCTGGATTTTCGCATCATAAAGTTAGTTTTAGAGAAGAACATTTAGCTCATAAAATCAACACCAACCCTACCGAACTAAAAAAACGCCTCCTAGAACTTGCCAACAAAGGCTATATTAACTATATAGATGGGGCTTTAGCTAGTATTAAATTTCTTATTCCTAGAGATAATGCAAGTTTTGGTGGTAAATGGTGGCATCTTTTTCTAGAAATACAAAAAAACAAAGTTCAGAAATGGGAAGAAATGAAGTTTTTTATTCAATCCGAAAAGTATTGCAAAATGAAAATGATATTATCTTATTTCGGAGAGAAAAAGGCTCAAAATTGCGGACAATGCTCGGTTTGTTTGTCTCGTAAAACTTCGCTGTCTTCCGCCCATAACCCTATACTTAAAGTTTTAGCAGTAGAACCTTGTACTTTAGAAGACCTCTCAGCACAGATACCACATCTATCGAGAGAAAAGCTATTAGAACAAGTGATTCTTCTGCTAGATACCGATAAAATTAAAATGCTTAACTATAAAACTTATACAATAAACTCATGA